From Chromohalobacter canadensis, one genomic window encodes:
- the putA gene encoding bifunctional proline dehydrogenase/L-glutamate gamma-semialdehyde dehydrogenase PutA, which translates to MQNANTMLETATWTDDLDTLFARVSDYYSVEEDAYVAELVTFLRTEEEDFKRIATQTAELVRDVREMDTAVDSIDELLQEYSLDTHEGLMLMCLAEAMLRIPDKATADALIEDKLGPADWKAHVGQSESWFVNASTWGLLMTGRVLQLDQPREGKPATFINKMVNRMGEPVIRRAMYQAMKIMGKQFVLGRTIDEALKRSQPLFDKGYTYSYDMLGEAARTRPDADRYFDDYAQAIERVGATSRKLDAKTPAPSVSIKLSALHPRYEFGRRRQILEELTDSVRRLASLARENNVAITIDAEEADRLELSLEVFRDVFESDACRGWGHFGLVVQAYSKRALPVLHYINRLADQCGDEIPLRLVKGAYWDTEIKEAQQQGLDGYPVFTRKACTDVTYLACVHFLLSENTRGRIFPQFATHNAHTISTILELANAGDRHFEFQRLHGMGEALYEAALKRAPQGTYCRIYAPVGAHKDLLPYLVRRLLENGANSSFVHQLVDPRVPVESLCEHPVETLSQYDTYANPRIPLPRDIYGEKRKNSKGVNLNINSQYQPLIDAMAAFMDSEHHVKPLLAFDVEDDTAQRHDVPSPYDTRQRVGSVQWTTSEQAQRAVDAAWAAFPRWSDTPVEERAQILERFADLMEEHLAELMTLCSREGGKLLTDGVDEIREAVDFCRYYAMRAREMFDAPIPLPGPTGESNELILSGKGVFAAISPWNFPVAIFCGQMVAAAVAGNPVLAKPAEQTSLIAHRVVELLHEAGMPRDVVQLLPGDGPTVGSVLTGDARITGVVFTGGTDTAQIINRALADRKGAALPTLIAETGGLNAMIVDSTALPEQVVADVVASAFQSAGQRCSALRVLYIQEDVADHVIELLKGAMAELHIGDPRDLGTDVGPVIDEDAHRQLSDYIERLKAEGRLVAEATPDADATAHGHFIAPTAFEIEGIDALESEQFGPILHIARYRSAEIDHVIDTINAKGYGLTFGIHSRNESFAAEIAQKIRVGNVYVNRNIIGAVVGVQPFGGQGLSGTGPKAGGPHYLQRFATEKTRTINTAALGGNASLLALGDE; encoded by the coding sequence ATGCAAAATGCCAACACCATGCTGGAAACTGCCACCTGGACGGACGATCTCGACACGCTGTTCGCCCGTGTCAGCGATTATTACAGCGTCGAGGAAGACGCCTATGTCGCCGAGTTGGTTACGTTCTTGCGTACCGAAGAGGAAGACTTCAAGCGTATCGCCACGCAAACCGCTGAGCTGGTGCGCGACGTCCGCGAAATGGATACGGCAGTCGACTCCATCGACGAGTTGCTTCAGGAATACAGCCTCGATACTCATGAAGGCTTGATGTTGATGTGCTTGGCCGAGGCCATGCTGCGCATTCCCGACAAGGCCACCGCCGATGCCCTGATCGAAGACAAGCTGGGACCTGCCGACTGGAAGGCGCACGTGGGCCAGAGCGAGTCATGGTTCGTCAACGCCTCCACCTGGGGGCTTTTGATGACCGGCCGCGTCCTCCAGCTCGACCAGCCCCGCGAAGGCAAGCCCGCCACCTTCATCAACAAGATGGTCAATCGCATGGGCGAGCCGGTGATTCGCCGCGCCATGTATCAGGCGATGAAGATCATGGGCAAGCAGTTCGTGCTGGGGCGCACCATCGACGAGGCCTTGAAACGCTCTCAGCCGCTGTTCGACAAGGGCTACACCTACTCGTATGACATGCTCGGCGAAGCGGCGCGAACGCGGCCCGATGCCGACCGTTATTTCGATGATTACGCCCAGGCCATCGAGCGCGTCGGTGCTACCAGCCGCAAGCTGGACGCCAAGACGCCAGCGCCCTCGGTGTCGATCAAACTATCGGCCTTGCATCCGCGTTACGAATTCGGACGCCGCCGCCAGATCCTCGAGGAGCTCACCGACAGCGTCCGCCGGCTCGCCTCGCTGGCACGCGAGAACAACGTCGCCATCACCATCGACGCCGAGGAAGCCGACCGCCTGGAGTTGTCGCTTGAAGTCTTCCGCGACGTGTTCGAAAGCGATGCCTGCCGGGGCTGGGGACACTTCGGGCTGGTAGTGCAGGCCTATTCCAAGCGTGCCTTACCCGTTCTGCACTACATAAACCGCCTCGCCGATCAGTGTGGCGACGAGATTCCTCTTCGCCTGGTCAAGGGCGCCTACTGGGATACCGAAATCAAAGAAGCCCAACAGCAAGGGCTCGACGGCTACCCGGTCTTTACCCGCAAGGCGTGCACCGATGTCACCTACCTTGCCTGCGTGCATTTCCTGCTCTCCGAGAACACCCGGGGGCGCATCTTCCCGCAGTTCGCGACGCACAATGCCCACACCATCAGCACCATCCTTGAACTCGCTAACGCAGGCGATCGCCATTTCGAATTCCAACGCCTGCATGGCATGGGCGAGGCGCTCTACGAAGCCGCGCTCAAGCGCGCGCCACAGGGCACTTACTGCCGTATCTATGCCCCGGTAGGTGCGCATAAGGATTTGCTGCCCTACCTCGTGCGGCGCTTGCTGGAAAACGGTGCCAATTCGTCTTTCGTGCACCAGTTGGTCGATCCTCGCGTGCCCGTGGAAAGCCTCTGCGAGCACCCGGTAGAGACCTTGTCGCAATACGACACCTATGCCAATCCACGGATTCCGCTGCCACGCGACATCTATGGGGAAAAACGCAAGAATTCCAAGGGCGTCAACTTGAACATCAACAGCCAATACCAACCGCTGATCGACGCCATGGCGGCGTTCATGGATAGCGAGCATCACGTCAAGCCGCTGCTGGCCTTCGACGTGGAAGACGATACCGCACAGCGTCACGACGTACCCAGCCCTTACGATACCCGCCAGCGCGTGGGCAGTGTGCAGTGGACCACGAGTGAGCAGGCCCAGCGCGCCGTGGATGCCGCCTGGGCGGCTTTCCCTCGCTGGAGCGATACGCCGGTCGAGGAGCGTGCGCAGATTCTCGAGCGCTTCGCCGACTTGATGGAGGAACACCTCGCTGAACTGATGACGCTGTGCTCCCGCGAAGGCGGCAAGCTGCTCACCGATGGCGTCGACGAGATCCGCGAAGCGGTGGACTTCTGCCGCTACTATGCGATGCGTGCTCGCGAGATGTTCGACGCGCCGATCCCGCTGCCCGGCCCGACCGGCGAGTCCAACGAGCTGATCTTGTCCGGCAAGGGCGTTTTCGCCGCCATCAGCCCGTGGAATTTCCCGGTGGCGATTTTCTGCGGCCAAATGGTCGCCGCCGCCGTCGCCGGTAACCCGGTGCTCGCCAAGCCTGCTGAACAGACCTCGCTGATCGCACACCGCGTCGTGGAACTGCTCCATGAAGCCGGCATGCCGCGCGACGTGGTGCAGTTGCTGCCCGGCGATGGCCCCACCGTGGGCAGCGTACTGACCGGTGACGCCCGTATCACCGGCGTCGTTTTCACCGGAGGTACGGACACCGCACAAATCATCAACCGTGCCCTCGCCGATCGCAAAGGTGCCGCGCTGCCGACCTTGATCGCCGAAACCGGTGGCCTGAACGCCATGATCGTCGATTCCACCGCGCTTCCCGAGCAGGTCGTCGCCGACGTGGTGGCCTCGGCGTTCCAGAGCGCCGGCCAGCGCTGTAGCGCCTTGCGCGTGCTCTACATCCAGGAAGATGTCGCCGACCACGTTATCGAGCTACTCAAGGGCGCCATGGCGGAGCTACACATCGGCGACCCACGCGATCTGGGTACCGATGTCGGCCCGGTCATCGACGAAGACGCTCATCGTCAGCTCAGCGATTACATCGAGCGGCTCAAGGCGGAAGGCCGTCTGGTGGCTGAAGCAACCCCCGATGCCGACGCCACAGCGCACGGTCACTTCATTGCACCGACCGCGTTCGAGATCGAAGGCATCGATGCACTGGAGAGCGAGCAATTCGGGCCGATATTACATATTGCTCGGTATCGCAGCGCGGAGATCGACCATGTCATCGATACCATCAATGCCAAGGGGTATGGCCTGACGTTCGGCATTCACAGTCGCAACGAATCCTTCGCCGCTGAAATAGCGCAGAAAATTCGAGTGGGCAATGTGTACGTCAATCGTAATATCATCGGCGCTGTCGTGGGCGTTCAACCTTTCGGTGGTCAAGGCCTGTCGGGCACTGGCCCCAAAGCGGGCGGACCGCATTATCTGCAGCGGTTCGCCACGGAGAAGACTCGCACCATCAATACCGCTGCCTTGGGCGGCAATGCGTCTCTACTCGCGCTGGGAGACGAGTGA
- a CDS encoding AraC family transcriptional regulator, with protein sequence MSSSIRLTPLDNTVKHHGHAFHQIVIGLAGHAEFEIEGLGGSIAPLSGCIVPINHVHYYEGIGDNRQLILDLPDDSPSLTGGHRELASLFDAPRYFTLDDPLRNYLNFVVQEMSQPRHADGELLATTFLSCLHARLAAPTTLDNGRALDLDTIDRYIDIHLAERVTVKDLARLACLSEAHFGERFRRHTGLTPYQYLLRRRLERASTLLRTASAPLSEIAARTGFANQSALSHAFRRHHGQSPSQWRRGATASVMTTPSIID encoded by the coding sequence ATGAGCAGCAGCATTCGTCTGACACCGCTCGACAACACCGTCAAGCATCATGGTCATGCTTTCCATCAGATCGTCATCGGCCTGGCCGGCCATGCCGAATTCGAGATAGAGGGGCTGGGCGGCTCCATTGCTCCTCTGTCCGGCTGTATCGTCCCGATCAATCATGTCCACTATTACGAAGGTATCGGTGATAACCGCCAGCTGATCCTCGACCTCCCGGATGACTCACCCTCGCTGACCGGAGGCCATCGCGAACTGGCCAGCCTGTTCGATGCGCCACGCTACTTCACGCTCGACGATCCGCTGCGCAACTATCTCAACTTCGTGGTGCAAGAAATGTCGCAGCCACGCCATGCCGACGGCGAACTGCTCGCCACCACTTTCTTGAGCTGCCTGCATGCCCGCCTGGCCGCGCCGACGACGCTCGATAACGGACGCGCACTGGATCTCGATACCATTGATCGTTATATCGACATCCACCTCGCCGAGCGCGTGACGGTCAAGGATCTGGCACGCCTGGCCTGTCTGAGCGAGGCACATTTCGGCGAGCGCTTTCGACGCCATACGGGGCTGACGCCGTACCAGTACTTGTTGCGTCGCCGTCTCGAGCGCGCAAGTACATTGCTGCGAACTGCCAGCGCACCGCTCAGCGAAATCGCGGCACGCACAGGATTCGCCAATCAAAGCGCCTTGTCACATGCCTTCCGGCGCCACCATGGCCAGTCGCCCTCACAATGGCGCCGAGGTGCCACCGCCTCCGTCATGACCACGCCATCCATCATAGACTAA
- a CDS encoding CBS domain-containing protein → MTRSSPAVVGDIMIGDGYRVTADTSISALADGLARHRLPGAPVVDTHGHLIGFISEQDVLGQLLDSAYHCGQPSLVGELMRGEVLTVTPDKSIVDLAESMRGERPKVYPVVDDGHVIGLVTRREVLAALLVMRNRC, encoded by the coding sequence ATGACGCGCTCATCCCCCGCCGTCGTCGGCGATATCATGATCGGCGATGGCTACCGAGTCACCGCCGACACCTCGATTTCGGCGCTCGCCGACGGCCTGGCGCGCCACCGATTGCCAGGTGCGCCAGTCGTCGATACGCACGGCCATCTGATCGGCTTCATCTCGGAGCAGGATGTGTTAGGCCAGTTGCTGGATAGTGCCTATCACTGCGGCCAGCCCTCATTGGTCGGCGAGTTGATGCGAGGCGAGGTACTGACGGTGACGCCCGACAAGAGCATCGTCGACCTGGCCGAGTCCATGCGTGGCGAACGCCCAAAGGTATATCCCGTCGTCGATGATGGGCACGTCATCGGCTTAGTGACCCGCCGCGAGGTTCTCGCCGCCCTGTTGGTAATGCGCAACCGCTGCTGA
- a CDS encoding YqaE/Pmp3 family membrane protein, producing the protein MDIIRIILAILLPPLGVFLQVGFGLHFWLNILLTLLGYIPGIIHAVWIIATR; encoded by the coding sequence ATGGACATTATCCGCATAATTCTGGCTATTTTGCTGCCGCCCCTGGGGGTTTTCCTGCAGGTCGGTTTCGGTCTGCATTTCTGGCTCAACATTCTGCTGACGTTGTTGGGGTATATCCCCGGCATCATTCACGCCGTCTGGATCATCGCCACGCGGTGA
- a CDS encoding type IV pilus assembly protein FimV: MPRKIALALCLAVMSPVALGVSVGAPQVTSYINQPLRAELTLSGVGDVDPQRLKVRLADDAAFEAVGLDKRALDMPLNVDLSSDTTPPRVTISSQAPVGRAYLELLLEVSWPQGRIQQPVTLLFDPPGYALASSSTASQTAQGTSTRQANVSLSSPATSQSQSETPQGVVGTVRESAEPSPPASADTSSVQRAGEADARRAGELEAALQALRLRVAYVEQERDALAERLEALSALPPVDVTGVAALLAQTASDTSSAASGERAASSSEEAPPSTAEGNEASSSWLGPWQVGLLIVLAALLALWGWQRWRTGREATYQDMAARLGTTQSSAKARPILSDDDVPETATIDEADIYIAYGRYTQARDWLQARLAVQENAELRLKLLSVLGELGELTALEREAECFASAVSDETHREAEALVTHYRQVGAKQAANAPHESVASSPEVDSLFEGASGAADNAKSETPYDDPDEGSVTPAARPDEEAAPLEFDPPEVPEAPTRLDYQLPEVEPSAGTEPYAESRESSHDVARWEVEEVAFAPSHLDNGRAAEAPADALEKARGLLATEGDTTQVKALLQVAARAEDDGVAREAKALMREYDSV; encoded by the coding sequence ATGCCGCGCAAGATTGCCCTGGCATTATGCCTAGCCGTGATGAGCCCCGTAGCACTTGGGGTGAGCGTGGGAGCGCCGCAGGTCACCTCTTATATCAACCAGCCCTTGCGCGCCGAACTGACGCTGTCGGGTGTCGGCGATGTCGATCCCCAGCGACTCAAAGTGCGTCTAGCGGACGATGCTGCCTTTGAGGCGGTAGGGTTGGATAAAAGGGCACTTGATATGCCGTTGAATGTCGATCTATCGAGTGATACCACACCGCCACGCGTCACGATCAGCAGTCAGGCGCCGGTGGGGCGCGCATATCTCGAATTATTGCTGGAGGTATCATGGCCACAAGGGCGTATCCAGCAGCCGGTGACATTGCTGTTTGATCCGCCTGGCTACGCCCTGGCGAGCTCTTCCACTGCGTCGCAGACAGCGCAAGGCACGTCGACGCGGCAAGCTAATGTATCGCTGTCTTCTCCCGCGACCTCTCAGTCCCAGTCTGAGACACCGCAGGGCGTTGTCGGGACCGTTCGCGAGAGTGCCGAGCCCTCGCCTCCCGCATCGGCCGACACTTCATCGGTGCAGCGCGCAGGGGAGGCCGATGCTCGACGTGCAGGCGAGCTGGAGGCGGCACTGCAAGCCCTACGCTTACGCGTGGCCTACGTCGAGCAGGAACGTGATGCCTTGGCCGAGCGTCTCGAAGCGCTCTCGGCACTGCCGCCGGTCGACGTGACCGGTGTGGCGGCCTTGCTGGCACAGACGGCGTCCGATACCTCGTCGGCAGCGTCCGGCGAGCGGGCAGCATCGTCCAGTGAAGAGGCGCCGCCGAGCACTGCCGAGGGTAATGAAGCATCGTCATCTTGGCTGGGACCATGGCAGGTAGGATTGTTGATCGTGCTTGCAGCACTGCTGGCGCTCTGGGGGTGGCAACGTTGGCGTACCGGGCGTGAAGCGACCTACCAGGATATGGCGGCGCGGTTGGGGACGACGCAGTCCTCCGCTAAGGCTCGTCCGATCCTCAGCGACGATGATGTACCCGAGACGGCCACCATCGACGAGGCCGATATTTATATCGCCTATGGACGTTATACCCAAGCGCGCGACTGGCTGCAGGCGCGACTGGCGGTACAGGAAAATGCCGAGTTACGCCTCAAATTGCTGTCGGTGTTGGGCGAACTGGGCGAGCTCACCGCGTTGGAGCGGGAGGCTGAGTGTTTCGCGTCGGCAGTCAGTGATGAAACGCATCGCGAGGCCGAGGCCTTGGTGACGCATTATCGTCAAGTCGGCGCCAAACAAGCCGCCAACGCGCCGCATGAGTCGGTGGCGTCTTCCCCCGAGGTGGACTCTCTGTTCGAAGGTGCCTCAGGGGCTGCTGACAATGCCAAGTCCGAGACGCCGTATGATGATCCGGACGAGGGGAGCGTGACGCCGGCCGCACGCCCCGACGAGGAGGCAGCGCCGCTCGAGTTCGACCCTCCCGAGGTGCCCGAAGCGCCTACGCGTCTGGACTACCAATTGCCTGAGGTGGAGCCCTCGGCGGGGACCGAGCCGTACGCTGAGTCACGCGAGTCATCACATGATGTCGCGCGTTGGGAGGTCGAGGAAGTGGCGTTCGCACCCTCGCATCTGGATAATGGGCGCGCCGCCGAGGCGCCAGCCGACGCGCTGGAAAAGGCGCGGGGCTTGCTGGCCACCGAAGGCGACACCACGCAGGTCAAGGCGTTGCTGCAAGTCGCTGCGCGAGCCGAGGATGATGGCGTCGCGCGTGAAGCCAAGGCGCTGATGCGTGAATATGACAGCGTCTGA
- the truA gene encoding tRNA pseudouridine(38-40) synthase TruA, with protein sequence MAFFEFQDDRQPLEGRIALGVEYDGSAYCGWQRLTQAPSVQAALETALSKIANTPVQALCSGRTDTGVHATRQVVHFDAPVPRTQKAWLFGANAKLPRDVAVRWVVPVADDFHARLSALARRYRYVILNQPSRPVLERANATWCREPLDAERMHAAAQALIGEHDFSSFRAAGCQSKSSHRHVHFIEVRRYGPLIVIDIQANAFLHHMIRNIAGALVAVGRGDHPTTYLGELLLLRDRTQGNVTAPGCGLHFVDVYYDERFELPQEPLGPNLLAFVGEWSGERTLPDSEWARARRQRRVYPPRREVSS encoded by the coding sequence ATGGCCTTCTTCGAATTCCAGGATGACCGCCAGCCGCTGGAAGGACGCATTGCACTCGGTGTCGAGTACGATGGCAGTGCGTATTGTGGTTGGCAGCGCCTCACGCAAGCGCCTTCGGTGCAGGCAGCGCTGGAAACTGCGCTTTCGAAGATTGCCAATACGCCGGTGCAAGCACTGTGCAGCGGGCGCACCGATACCGGCGTGCATGCGACGCGTCAGGTAGTGCACTTCGATGCGCCGGTGCCTCGCACGCAAAAAGCCTGGCTGTTTGGCGCCAACGCCAAATTGCCGCGCGATGTTGCGGTGCGTTGGGTGGTGCCGGTCGCCGACGATTTTCATGCGCGACTCTCGGCCTTGGCGCGGCGCTACCGTTACGTGATCCTCAATCAGCCATCGCGACCGGTGCTGGAACGCGCCAATGCTACCTGGTGCCGTGAGCCGCTGGATGCCGAGCGCATGCATGCTGCCGCCCAAGCGTTGATCGGCGAGCACGATTTTTCGAGTTTCCGTGCTGCGGGCTGCCAGTCGAAAAGTTCCCATCGTCATGTGCACTTCATCGAAGTACGACGTTATGGGCCGCTGATCGTCATCGACATTCAGGCCAACGCGTTCTTGCACCACATGATCCGCAATATCGCCGGCGCGCTGGTGGCTGTCGGACGCGGCGATCATCCGACGACCTATCTTGGCGAGCTGTTGTTGCTGCGTGACCGAACGCAGGGCAATGTCACGGCGCCGGGGTGCGGGCTGCACTTCGTCGATGTGTACTACGACGAACGCTTCGAATTGCCACAAGAGCCGCTGGGCCCAAACTTGCTGGCGTTTGTCGGCGAGTGGAGCGGTGAGCGCACATTGCCGGATAGTGAGTGGGCGCGTGCGCGTCGCCAGCGCCGCGTTTATCCACCGCGTCGGGAGGTGTCGTCATGA
- a CDS encoding phosphoribosylanthranilate isomerase produces the protein MKAPLQRTRVKICGLTREEDIEAAVAAGADALGFVMWPGSARAIDEARLARLSACVPPFVTRVGLFVDQSEDEIRRCARYLDLVQLHGDETAEACAHLNVSWIKALRMRDGLDLHAEAARYAGARALLLDAYRPGIPGGTGETFDWSRIPANLAKPVILAGGLTATNVAEAIQRVRPYAVDVSGGVEAAKGVKDPASIRAFLSQVSHTQAP, from the coding sequence ATGAAGGCGCCGCTGCAAAGAACCCGTGTCAAGATCTGCGGCCTGACCCGTGAGGAAGATATCGAAGCGGCCGTGGCGGCGGGGGCCGATGCGCTGGGCTTCGTGATGTGGCCAGGCAGCGCGCGGGCCATCGACGAAGCGCGCTTGGCGCGGCTATCGGCGTGCGTGCCGCCCTTCGTCACGCGAGTGGGGTTGTTCGTCGACCAGTCGGAGGACGAGATTCGGCGTTGCGCGCGGTATCTGGATTTGGTGCAGTTGCACGGCGACGAGACTGCCGAGGCCTGTGCGCATCTGAATGTCTCCTGGATCAAGGCCTTGCGCATGCGCGACGGGCTCGACTTGCATGCCGAGGCCGCGCGTTATGCTGGCGCGCGTGCCTTGTTACTGGATGCCTATCGTCCCGGAATACCGGGCGGAACGGGCGAGACCTTCGACTGGTCGCGAATCCCCGCAAACCTGGCAAAACCTGTTATTCTCGCAGGAGGCTTGACGGCAACCAATGTCGCCGAAGCCATTCAGCGGGTGCGGCCCTACGCCGTTGACGTCTCGGGAGGCGTCGAGGCGGCCAAGGGTGTCAAGGACCCCGCGAGCATCCGGGCATTTTTGTCCCAAGTGTCCCATACCCAAGCCCCATAG
- the trpB gene encoding tryptophan synthase subunit beta, translated as MSKFSDLTRLPDAQGHFGPYGGRFVSETLSFALEELEKAYMSLRDDADFQAEFDRDLAHYVGRPSPLYHAERWSEMLGGAQIWLKREDLNHTGAHKVNNTIGQALLAKKSGKPRVIAETGAGQHGVATATVAARLGLKCEIYMGAEDVERQKLNVYRMRLLGAEVHPVESGSRTLKDAMNEALRDWVTNVDDTFYIIGTVAGPHPYPAMVRDFTAVIGREAREQSLAQIGRLPDALVACVGGGSNAIGLFYPFIEDEEVAMVGVEAGGDGVETGRHAAPLTANAPSGVLHGNRTYLMSDESGQVSDTHSISAGLDYPGVGPEHALWKDVGRVSYVAANDDAVLEAFRELTRIEGIMPALESAHALAHAKVMAASMRPDQHIVVNLSGRGDKDIHTVAKLDGLEF; from the coding sequence GTGTCCAAGTTCAGCGACCTGACCCGACTGCCGGACGCCCAAGGCCATTTCGGTCCGTACGGTGGCCGGTTCGTCTCGGAGACTCTGAGCTTCGCCCTGGAAGAGCTGGAGAAGGCCTACATGAGCCTTCGCGACGATGCTGACTTCCAGGCCGAATTCGACCGTGATCTGGCCCATTACGTGGGCCGCCCGTCTCCGCTATACCACGCTGAACGATGGTCCGAGATGCTCGGTGGTGCGCAGATCTGGCTCAAGCGCGAAGATCTCAACCATACCGGCGCCCACAAGGTGAATAACACCATCGGTCAGGCGCTGCTCGCCAAGAAGAGCGGCAAGCCACGTGTCATCGCCGAGACCGGTGCTGGTCAGCATGGCGTGGCTACCGCTACCGTGGCTGCGCGGCTAGGTCTCAAGTGCGAGATCTACATGGGCGCCGAGGACGTCGAGCGCCAGAAGCTCAACGTCTATCGCATGCGTCTGTTGGGAGCCGAGGTACATCCGGTCGAGTCCGGATCGCGCACCCTCAAGGACGCCATGAATGAAGCGCTACGCGACTGGGTGACCAATGTCGACGATACCTTCTATATCATCGGAACCGTTGCCGGGCCGCATCCCTATCCCGCCATGGTGCGCGACTTCACCGCGGTGATCGGTCGCGAGGCGCGCGAGCAGAGCCTGGCGCAGATAGGTCGCCTGCCCGATGCCCTGGTGGCCTGTGTGGGAGGCGGATCCAACGCCATCGGTTTGTTCTATCCCTTCATCGAGGATGAAGAGGTGGCCATGGTGGGCGTCGAGGCCGGTGGTGATGGCGTCGAAACCGGGCGTCACGCCGCACCGTTGACTGCCAATGCGCCCAGCGGTGTGCTGCATGGCAATCGGACCTATCTGATGTCCGATGAGAGTGGCCAAGTGTCAGATACGCACTCGATCTCCGCGGGCCTCGACTATCCTGGCGTCGGCCCCGAGCATGCACTGTGGAAGGATGTCGGTCGCGTCAGCTACGTGGCCGCCAACGACGATGCGGTGCTCGAGGCGTTTCGCGAGCTGACTCGCATCGAGGGCATCATGCCCGCCCTGGAATCGGCTCATGCGTTGGCCCATGCCAAGGTGATGGCAGCCTCCATGCGTCCCGATCAGCACATCGTCGTCAATCTTTCCGGGCGCGGTGACAAGGACATTCACACGGTGGCCAAGCTCGACGGTCTGGAATTTTGA
- the trpA gene encoding tryptophan synthase subunit alpha: MNRIDQRFAALKTQSRRALIPYITAGDPAPQYTVGFMHACVEAGADVLELGVPFSDPMADGPVIQKACERALKHGTRLADVLDMVASFRETDQATPVVLMGYLNPIERMGYEAFVRRARDAGVDGVLMVDMPPEEATAVAPLFAEHGLQSIFLLAPTTSPSRAATICAHGEGYLYYVSLKGVTGAASLDVEAVARQLAPLREMTDLPLCVGFGIRDGETAAAVGQVADGVIVGSALVSRIAENAERPEAIPAALKAVLGDMRDALDR, translated from the coding sequence ATGAATCGTATCGATCAACGCTTTGCGGCGCTCAAGACCCAGTCGCGCCGCGCCTTGATTCCGTATATCACCGCCGGTGATCCCGCGCCGCAATATACCGTCGGTTTCATGCACGCCTGCGTCGAGGCGGGCGCCGATGTACTGGAATTGGGCGTGCCGTTTTCCGACCCCATGGCCGATGGGCCGGTGATCCAGAAAGCTTGCGAGCGCGCGCTCAAGCATGGGACGCGCTTGGCCGACGTGCTCGATATGGTCGCGTCGTTTCGCGAGACCGACCAGGCAACGCCGGTCGTGTTGATGGGCTATCTCAACCCCATCGAGCGCATGGGCTACGAGGCATTCGTACGGCGTGCACGGGATGCGGGAGTCGACGGCGTGCTGATGGTCGACATGCCTCCTGAGGAAGCGACTGCGGTGGCGCCACTGTTTGCCGAGCACGGTCTACAGTCGATCTTCCTGTTGGCCCCTACCACCTCGCCCTCCCGGGCCGCTACAATATGTGCGCACGGTGAGGGTTATTTGTACTATGTATCACTCAAGGGTGTAACTGGCGCCGCATCGCTCGATGTCGAGGCTGTGGCGCGGCAGTTGGCGCCGCTACGCGAGATGACCGATTTGCCGTTATGTGTCGGCTTCGGCATTCGTGATGGTGAGACCGCTGCGGCGGTCGGCCAGGTAGCCGATGGTGTCATCGTCGGCAGTGCACTGGTGTCGCGTATCGCCGAAAACGCCGAACGCCCCGAGGCCATACCGGCGGCGCTCAAGGCTGTACTTGGCGACATGCGCGATGCGCTGGATCGCTGA